ATCAGTAAACTTTGATTATCACATACAACTGCCTAACAAGCTGAATGGCCTCTCTGTCAGGGTGTGTGTACATGTACATTACGTATTGTCTTGTATTGTGTGATAATTCCTAGACTCTAAATGTTACttccacattttaaatgtaagtcTAAACGTCAgaacattttgtatttatacGACTGTTATACCTGATAACAGTAAATGTTTTGTAACATAATCCCTGTCTTTTTTCAGCTTCATTTTTCTTctcatatttttctgttttcgtGCAGTTCCTTTATTTTACTGTTCTGCCTCCTGCACAAACGCCTTTATGTAGCTGTTTACTGATCTGTGAGTTTAATGACAATCACCAGACTGAACACAACGTAAGGAGACCAGTCACACTATCACCCTGATGAAGGCTGGGTGCCAATTTAACAGCAGGTGAAGTTAGAAATCAGAGTTTAGCAAGAACCATTAAGTAAAAACTACGACTTTCCAGCAAAAGCAAAATGTAACCATAGAAACACAGCAGTTTCATTACATATGTTGAATTTTCTGAATGTGAAACAAAGCAACAAGGTTAATATCTTCATCACAGCCcctttaatttaacataattCATTCAAATCTGAATAATTTATTGATGTTTTTCAACTTAATCCCATTAACCATGAACAAAAATGCCTTAAATCATAAATTATGCTCCTTTAGTGGAGACGTCTTGTGAAATTACTCACACAGTGTTATTATTAGCCTCCTCTTAACacaatctctctctctaaacacacacaggaactgGAATGTATGGCACTCTTTGTCTAACTACCATGCAAAATCACCTGATTTATCTGCAGCACTTTCCGATGTCACACTGTCTGTGCTCGTGACAAAAGTGGCCCTTGTTGTTGCTCACCAGATAACCAAACCGGCTCACGGAGCTGGATCTGAAAACACGCTCTCTCAACCTTTTGTCCCCCCAAAAACAAAGACCTGCACTTTCTCTTGGCAAATGATGCCTTAATTGTGCAAGTTAACAAGCTTGCACTTTTTTCCCATGAATAACAAAGAGTTTGGTCccactgtgtttctttttgtttgttgttttttgtttctttgactCTCTTTAGCTCCTTTCTTTGGTGTGTTGTTGCACGCTTGTTGGACTGTTCCCATGCTGTTCTCCGCCGCCATATTTCTGTACAGGAGAAAActtaacaaaacaacagaaaaaacacaaaagcaagcAAAAAAGAGGGTGTGACAGAGATGCTGGTCCACAGTGGGATACTCTGTACAGTATTCATCATGTCTTCATTAATATTGAAGATGTATTTGACCCTTCCATGCTCTTGCTCCTTTAAAACACTGCCTCCTTTATTGCTCTATTCATTTTTGGCACAAATATCTCAATCCTAAATGGAGGTAGTGTTGAATAGGACATCTTTGtggatttgcataatctggtggCATTTCTAGCGAACACATCGAGAGGTTGTGCCAAGTGCAGAAAGGTGAAGGCCTCATCTCTTGGCAGGGGGCAGGGGAGGAACACAGGCAAATTTTAAGGCTGATATTTTCTGCCTTAGGtcatttgttttcctgcaggagcaaaataaatatatgtttctgcagaatttattgatttatttattcatttcctGCTAATTTAAAGAAATTTGTCCCTGTCTGAAAGAAAAAACGCTCATCATCCAATCAAAAACAATCActtctcacactctcacacaatcAAAAGGCCTTGATATGTGCCGTTtgttttcctcccctcctcacagACCCCATTCATGtctgctctcttcttcttcttcttacagTGGCTGTCTTTCTCCAGACTCCGCTGGTGCCAAGGCTGTAGCATGGCTGCCTCTCCCTCTGATGGGAAACTGTTGCTCATGCACTGGGTTGGCTGCCAAGTTTTGGCATTATTGGTACgagggggggggtgggggtagAGAAAGGGGGCCCTTTCAGCCCTGTGAGATAGTGCTATCTGTTGTGGGAATGATcttcatccttttcttttctgcccttttttctccctctctccatctcgcactgtatctgttttacttacttacttcttactcacccccctccctcccctcttccctccccccctcctctctgtgtctctgtctcttcatgCAGGAGATCAGACGGCCGTCCTGAGGTGAGCCGATGCCACTGCAGGACTTTGATTAGTAACCAGCACTGACTGTTGGATTTCTCACAGCTTGTATACTTCTTGGCTTCAGTCCCAATGCTTCACTgtataagcacacacacacacacacgcacacacacacacacacacacacacacacacacacacacacactcacacacgcacacacactcacacacactcacacacacacaaacacacacacacacatacacactataGCATAGTAAAGAAAAAGCAGATTTGCTGTTGTTCTATTAAGCTTGGCTAACTGTCTGAGTCTGACTTCTGGGCTCATACGGCtacaaagattttaaaaaaaaacgttagCTCTCAGACACTTGTtggttcttcttttttttttacttctcagAAGAAGAATTAGGCTTTTTGGCAACTTTAGTAAATTCCCTTTCTTTCTTAGAGGCTCAGAGGCTATATCTAACTGGTGgttagcttagtttagcatACAGACAACAAGCAGTGAGAAGCTGCTGGCCTTTCTTTGTCAAGAGATATGATGATCTAGCTACCAGCTATTGAAAGCTTACATATTAACATACCCCATCTTGTTACTTTatctaaattaaaatgttggtgtaaaagtgaaagttgactttttttctaacattttccAGCAGAGACTCCAACACTGAATGTCTGCAAGACAGTAAAGATGTGATATATGCTAATATTAAGCATTTAGCTATAGtcctttttcaaattttcagcATTTTATTGACATGCAATACTATAGGTCATTTTTTTGGTTACTTTTAAATTTTGTATAGTTGTATAGGTGGTGTTTTGCTTAGCTGTAATCATTAACTTGCATTGTATCCTCCAGGTGTATGCTAGATGTCACATTTCACTATACAGTCTATACAGTGGAAATAAGTTCTTGTAATGTGACAGGAAGcgttataaaatattaaaggaaATGTACCCCACTGAAAAGGAATATTTCTACCCGTTGGTTATTGTACAGATTAAACAAACAGGCTGTATTGCTGTGAATTAGTAAAAACAGGAAGGTCGCACTCCCCTGTTTTTAGTCTTTGTGATAAGATAACCAGCTGCTAAGAGCTCCATGTTTAATGGACAGACATCTACTCTTTTTCTGAGTCTCGACAGAAATCACAAATATAACAGGTTTCCCAGAAATGTTAAACTATTCCTATAAAAATGAAGATAAGTCTTATCACCGGGTTATGGCCCTCAGAGGTAACATTCACCTGTATAGCTGCATAAATTAAGCTGTGCATTCTTTCTGAGGGTGGGAGACATTTTTTAGATAATTTCTGTAAGCAGAACatgaaaacactcaaataaaGGATCAATACATTTATTTGCACACATAAATGCTGCATATGACATCTGATTTATATTACTGCCCTTGACTCATTATCCAAAGCATGATAAATATAGTCCACACCAATTCAATCTAATATTGCACCTTTTCAACTAATGTGACAGAAatattttttgagttttaaaatatGCTAACTTTTAAAACTAGACAATTATAAAGAATATGAACATCTAATGAATTCATATGCTGAGCCATACTACCACTACAAAATAATATGATGGGTATATTATGAAAGAATGGTACAAAAATGACACCCCAATAGATCCACATGTATAATGTTTTGGAttgttaatgaaataaaaaggtaTCTAAAATAgtgcaactttttaaaattctgatccacttatagaataaaaacatatcCATTAATAATGTCCAAGACTAATGTTGCCTTcattatctctctttttttacaaGTGTCTCATAAACATGCATGCTGTCAAAGTCACACTTTGTGTTTTGATGCTCCAGTGATGAATAATTTTACAGAGCATGTTGTTAAAGTTCAACATGTGATATTAATGTGAAAGACAAACATTCTCAAACCAAAGCTTTTCCACTGCTGCTCAGTTTACATGACAAAACATGACCCGAGCCCTTTTTTATTCCTgctcaatttattattattcatgtgATGTGTTGCGGATAAATCTCCTTCATCTGACTGAACATGAGTCTTTTCTCTTGCTGCTCAGTCACCATTTCAACCAATATTGGGCCTTCAGGGATCCAAGTATTCTTTTAAAGCcttgttcttttgtttctttgtcacTTTTCCCATTCTACATGGACACTGTCTTTCACTGCTTTTATTTGCTCTCTTGTTGCATGCCTTTTTTTCAGTCAGAAGCtggttaatgtgttttttttaaactattcatGCGATTAATGTGGGCTTATCCATACATTTGTCATCTGGCATTAGTTATTCATCAATCATTTGTGTCCAACGTGTAAACAAATATATGAGAGTACCTAAAGCACATCTTGTAAGATGTCTTTTAGCAAAGCAGCCAGGTATTTCTGCATGTAACTTGTCAAAAAGAGAGATGTGTGATGATTTTCTGTTGGGATTTTTCAAAAGGAAACTGTTAAGAGAAAGCTGTTTTCTTGAAGTCCTCTCAGAGAGAAACTTTGATTTCATGCTGATGATTATTTTTCTTCGTAATCACTCAAGGATTAAGCAGAAGGAGGCAGAGATTGTTCCCCTTTCAGACGCGCCACAATGGGCCTGCTTAGTTAAGAAAACAACAAGGAGTCCCCCcccctttctctccttttttaactTCTCTCTTTATAATCGAACACCTTACAACTTACTTAAAGAAACGCAGAAGGAGCCTGGAAGAAGTCTAATGCAGTTATTGAGACTCTGCGGTCACATGTATTAGACACAAGCTTGGCAAATACAGTCCTCTTTCATTGGAGTAATTGCTCATTCTGTGGGAGGCAGAAACCTTTTCTGTCATCAATATGTTGTTTATCATTTGACAATGAAGTGAAAGTGAAGCTCACTGTGATTTCTGTCCCTGTTGAGTAAATTGTTTCTGACATTTTAGTCACTGATGTGTGAGCCTGAAATAGCACATTTTACATGTAAATAAGAACCAAGTTTCACGTCTTTGGAGAAGATCCCTCTTTACTTCTGATGAATAGTCAACCTAATTTCCCTAAACTTGGCTTAAGCTTGCACACAAGTCAGCTTTGATCCTGTTTTTGATGCTTTACTCTGTAACTCTTCAAGATCCTAAAAAATGAAACCTTTCATTTCATTCACTCTAACACCTCGTATGAAAACTTATATCAGTTATTTCCCTTTATAAGAtcagaaaatgtttttgtgttttgtgaaagacttacattttaagaaagaggaagagtgtTTGGTGAATTAATGGTTTTGTTAACTGCTGGTTTGTTTAAGTGAGGAACGAGTGGCCCAATGGAAACTCAGGCTCACGTCTGCCCCCCGTGACACCCCTGAATCACCAATGATGAGGACATGGACAAGCCAGTGTACCAGGCTGGGGAAAATACTTGACACTTGTGCTACATAGTAAAGGTTTTTCTGGCTGTTGGATCAAGTTTGAGCTCAGGCTGCTTTCTGATAATTGATCAAAATTCTCAATCTACAATAATTTACACAAACTTTCACAAGTCAGTTTTAGTAAACTTGttagtctttttcttttcagcagTAATTTAAAGGACATTTTCACTGTTTGTTCTCTGAAGGTTTTATATTCTAAGACATATTTTCCCAAAGTTCTACTTGAACATATTTCTGTCCTATACCAGTTTTGTGTCCATCATGAACAATGAAATCAGTGAGGAAACAGTCTTATTACTGGTCTCTGAATTTACGCAATCAaagcttcacccaaccacttcAAATAGAGAGTCACtgataacaaaacaaattaaactgtcgtcagaaatatttatttacaaacTGTACAGGTGCTCTTTCCATCAttcacaaatatataaataaaaacatccataaaACAGGTATATCTTTACATGGCGTGCTGCGCACTGTGCAGACTGAACGTGTTGGCGTGCGTGTGACCGATGAAGTTGAAATAGTGGTGATCGAGTCCCTGCACGGGTGACAAGTATCCCGcgtgctgctgtgtgtgcgcAGAGAGCGGCACTGCTGGATACGAGATGCCCGGGCTCCGCGCTGAGCCGTGCCATGAGAAGTGTCCCGCTGGACTCTGCTGGTACACGGACTCCGAGGGGCTGTGGCTTTGGTGCTCCGGAGAGGAGTGCAGCTGACCGAGGAAGTCACACGGTTCCGGCATCGAGCCCACGGAGCCGAACACGGGCTCTGTGACCGCGCGGGACTTAGACTGTAAAAAGGCAAGGATCCGCGCGTACTTGATGTCTTTGGATTCAGCTCTGTCCTCTGTGGTTAGGTAATGCACCAGGTTCTTCATACACTCGTGGTATCCGTAGTGGAAGTAGTTTGCAAACTCGGCCAAAAGTTCACCTGCAAAACAAAGTGAGGAGCGATTACAACTCTGTCTATGTGAAATACCATACAAGTGCTGCGTAAAGCTAGAACCGCACCaatttttaaaagaacaaaggCGACTTGAAACTTAAGAATAAATCACTTAGATTCTAATAAACTTTTCAGAGATGTCCATAGACTACGATAAATGTGTAGATGATATGCGTAAAATGTCTGAGCTTTGTGAAAACTTTACGCACCCTTTTCTCTCCCCCGGGGGAAATCCGCTGAGTGGAGCGCGCGCAAGTATTGAACTGTCATCTCCAGGATCTCAGCCTTCTCCAGTTTTCCAGAGTTCtggtaaataaagaaaacagcatTATTATAACGTTTGATTGCTATTATAACGAGCAGAAAATATGATAAGACCTTTCTTTCAAAATCATCAGTGCTCTATCATACAACGTAGTTAAAGTACCTCTTATACAAATTACATTGTTTACAATACCTGTTTTGCCAGCGCCATTGGTACAGTTTTTCCTAATTCGTTAAGGCAGCGGTTAATGCGGTCCCGTCTTCGTTTCTCGATGACTTTGTGAGAAATGGGAGTTCTCTGTGAAAATACGGGgagaaaaaacatacaaatatcaACACAACACATATTACAAtcaggtattttttttaatgagaaacACGACGAATAAATCAGCTACAATAACACGATGTCAAAGAAAGGAATCGTCATCAGACACTTGGTGATAAGATACAAAAGATCTGAAACTCCCGGAGAGTTTTGCGCGCCGTGCGCGCTGTGCTCACCCAGAGCGCGCGGCTCAAATCTGCGCTCCGAGAAGTTTCTACATGTCTGAAGCCTTACTGGTGTTGTATGAAAACTCATTTGAGTAAATTTAGCTGAACACATGCGTGTGTT
The Notolabrus celidotus isolate fNotCel1 chromosome 7, fNotCel1.pri, whole genome shotgun sequence DNA segment above includes these coding regions:
- the helt gene encoding hairy and enhancer of split-related protein helt isoform X2; amino-acid sequence: MALAKQNSGKLEKAEILEMTVQYLRALHSADFPRGREKGELLAEFANYFHYGYHECMKNLVHYLTTEDRAESKDIKYARILAFLQSKSRAVTEPVFGSVGSMPEPCDFLGQLHSSPEHQSHSPSESVYQQSPAGHFSWHGSARSPGISYPAVPLSAHTQQHAGYLSPVQGLDHHYFNFIGHTHANTFSLHSAQHAM
- the helt gene encoding hairy and enhancer of split-related protein helt isoform X1, with product MASKMKDRKRTPISHKVIEKRRRDRINRCLNELGKTVPMALAKQNSGKLEKAEILEMTVQYLRALHSADFPRGREKGELLAEFANYFHYGYHECMKNLVHYLTTEDRAESKDIKYARILAFLQSKSRAVTEPVFGSVGSMPEPCDFLGQLHSSPEHQSHSPSESVYQQSPAGHFSWHGSARSPGISYPAVPLSAHTQQHAGYLSPVQGLDHHYFNFIGHTHANTFSLHSAQHAM